The Candidatus Phaeomarinobacter ectocarpi genome includes a region encoding these proteins:
- the truB gene encoding tRNA pseudouridine(55) synthase TruB, with translation MGRRKKGLPVSGWVVVDKPLGPTSTHVVSKVRRAFNAQKAGHAGTLDPLGSGILPVALGEATKTVPYLVDATKDYRFAVHWGEQRDTDDREGDVTATSDVRPTKDAILAALPKYVGEISQIPPKYSAIKVNGERAYDLARDGEEVELKARTVEIHDLKLIDQPSNDEAVFEMTCGKGTYVRSLARDLAQDLGTFGHVAMLRRLRVGPFSEEDAVALDVITEFPTQIAVETAPDMGNSPPAPDPKAPFLLPLETALDDIPALAVSGNDAARLKQGQAVLSRGRDAPIVKGTICAMLHGQPVALCEARQGELQPTRVFNLPS, from the coding sequence ATGGGCCGTCGCAAAAAAGGCCTGCCTGTCTCTGGATGGGTGGTGGTGGACAAGCCGCTTGGGCCGACCTCAACCCATGTGGTGTCGAAGGTCCGTCGCGCGTTCAATGCCCAAAAGGCGGGCCACGCCGGCACGCTGGACCCGTTGGGCTCAGGCATTCTGCCGGTTGCGCTGGGTGAGGCGACCAAAACTGTTCCCTATCTGGTGGACGCCACCAAGGACTACCGATTTGCCGTCCACTGGGGCGAGCAGCGCGACACCGATGACCGCGAGGGTGACGTGACCGCCACCAGCGATGTGCGCCCCACCAAAGATGCCATTCTGGCCGCTTTGCCCAAATATGTGGGCGAAATCAGCCAAATTCCGCCCAAATACTCCGCCATCAAGGTCAATGGCGAGCGCGCCTACGACCTGGCCCGTGACGGCGAGGAGGTCGAGCTCAAGGCCCGCACGGTCGAGATCCACGATCTCAAGCTGATCGACCAGCCGTCCAACGACGAGGCTGTGTTTGAAATGACCTGCGGAAAAGGCACCTATGTGCGGTCCCTGGCGCGCGATCTGGCGCAGGATTTAGGCACTTTTGGCCATGTGGCGATGCTGCGCCGCCTGCGGGTCGGCCCATTCAGCGAAGAAGACGCTGTAGCCCTTGATGTTATTACGGAATTTCCAACTCAAATAGCGGTGGAAACTGCGCCCGATATGGGCAATAGTCCGCCCGCGCCAGACCCCAAGGCGCCTTTTTTATTGCCACTTGAGACCGCGCTGGACGACATCCCGGCCCTGGCCGTGAGTGGCAATGATGCGGCGCGATTAAAGCAAGGTCAGGCGGTTCTGTCGCGTGGACGGGACGCACCCATCGTCAAAGGCACAATATGCGCCATGCTTCACGGGCAACCCGTTGCCCTGTGTGAAGCACGACAAGGTGAGTTACAGCCCACGCGCGTTTTCAACCTCCCCTCTTGA
- the rpsO gene encoding 30S ribosomal protein S15: MSITPERKSELIKEYGTKDGDTGSPEVQVAILTERISNLTDHFKGHGKDNHSRRGLLKMVSQRRRLLDYVKAKNEPRYKDLIQRLGIRR, encoded by the coding sequence ATGTCGATTACACCTGAGCGCAAATCTGAGCTCATCAAAGAATACGGCACCAAAGACGGTGACACTGGGTCACCCGAAGTGCAGGTCGCAATCCTCACCGAGCGGATTTCAAATCTGACGGATCACTTCAAAGGCCACGGCAAGGACAACCATTCCCGCCGCGGACTGCTGAAGATGGTCAGCCAGCGCCGCCGGTTGCTGGACTATGTGAAGGCAAAGAACGAGCCGCGGTACAAGGATCTGATCCAGCGCCTCGGCATTCGTCGCTAG
- the pnp gene encoding polyribonucleotide nucleotidyltransferase, producing MFDIHKQEIEWGGRTLTLETGRIARQADGAVLATYGETSVLATVVADRQPKPGLDFFPLTVNYQEKYYAAGKIPGGFFKREARPTEKETLTSRLIDRPIRPLFVKGFKNETQVIATVLSHDLENDPDIVALVAVSAALTISGVPFLGPIGGARVGYKDGAYSLNPTVDELAESDLDLVVAGTGDAVLMVESEANELDEDVMLGAVMYGHKEMQPVLDMIIKLAEGAAKEPRDFTAPDNSALEAKVREIVEGDLRAAYQIADKAKRQEAVAQAKDKAVEALADGSEGAPDASAIGGSFKAIESDIVRNSILDTSKRIDGRGLADVRPILSEVSVLPRTHGSSLFTRGETQALVVATLGTGDDEQMIDALSGTYKENFMLHYNFPPYSVGETGRTGFTGRREIGHGKLAWRALKALLPAKDEFPYTIRLVSEITESNGSSSMATVCGASLSMMDAGVPLKRPCSGIAMGLIKEGDKFAVLSDILGDEDHLGDMDFKVAGSEAGITSLQMDIKITGITEEIMRTALDQAKGGRMHILGEMSKALTSGREEVGEFAPRIEVITVPKDKIRDVIGTGGKVVRQIVEETGAKVNIEDDGTISVASSDAASIKAALDWIKGITAEPEVGEIYDGKIVKVMDFGAFVNFFGPKDGLVHISQLAPERVEKVSDVVKEGDTVKVKLLGFDDRGKVRLSMKVVDQETGKDLEAAE from the coding sequence ATGTTTGATATCCACAAGCAAGAAATTGAATGGGGCGGGCGCACGCTCACCCTCGAAACCGGCCGCATCGCCCGTCAGGCTGACGGTGCAGTGCTGGCAACCTATGGTGAGACATCTGTTCTCGCCACAGTCGTCGCGGATCGCCAGCCCAAGCCGGGCCTGGATTTCTTCCCGCTGACAGTGAACTATCAGGAGAAGTACTACGCAGCGGGCAAGATCCCCGGCGGCTTCTTCAAGCGTGAAGCACGCCCGACTGAAAAAGAAACACTGACATCGCGCCTGATCGACCGTCCGATCCGCCCGCTGTTCGTCAAAGGCTTCAAGAACGAAACGCAGGTTATCGCGACTGTTCTCAGCCACGACCTTGAAAACGATCCTGACATTGTGGCGCTCGTTGCCGTGTCTGCTGCTCTTACTATTTCCGGTGTGCCGTTCCTCGGCCCCATCGGTGGTGCACGCGTTGGCTACAAGGATGGTGCCTACTCCCTGAACCCGACCGTGGACGAGCTTGCTGAAAGCGATCTTGACCTTGTGGTTGCCGGCACAGGCGACGCGGTGCTGATGGTTGAATCAGAAGCCAACGAGCTGGACGAAGACGTCATGCTCGGCGCTGTGATGTATGGCCACAAGGAAATGCAGCCGGTGCTTGATATGATCATCAAGCTGGCTGAAGGCGCTGCCAAAGAGCCGCGCGACTTTACAGCCCCGGACAACTCAGCCCTTGAAGCCAAGGTGCGTGAGATTGTTGAAGGCGACCTGCGCGCTGCCTATCAGATTGCTGACAAGGCCAAGCGCCAGGAAGCTGTGGCTCAGGCCAAGGACAAGGCCGTTGAGGCATTGGCCGACGGCTCCGAGGGCGCACCGGATGCATCTGCAATCGGTGGATCATTCAAGGCCATCGAGTCCGACATTGTGCGTAACTCGATCCTCGACACAAGCAAGCGCATCGACGGCCGCGGCCTTGCTGATGTGCGTCCGATCCTGTCGGAAGTGTCTGTTCTGCCACGTACGCACGGTTCCTCGCTGTTCACCCGTGGTGAAACCCAGGCGCTGGTTGTGGCAACCCTGGGCACCGGTGACGACGAGCAGATGATTGATGCTCTGTCGGGCACCTACAAAGAAAACTTCATGCTGCACTACAACTTCCCGCCTTACTCTGTGGGTGAGACGGGTCGCACAGGCTTCACTGGCCGCCGTGAAATCGGTCACGGCAAGCTGGCATGGCGTGCCCTGAAGGCGCTGCTGCCTGCCAAGGACGAATTCCCCTACACCATTCGTCTGGTGTCGGAAATCACCGAGTCCAACGGCTCGTCCTCCATGGCAACAGTCTGCGGTGCATCGCTGTCCATGATGGACGCAGGTGTTCCGCTCAAGCGTCCGTGCTCCGGCATTGCCATGGGCCTGATCAAGGAAGGCGACAAGTTCGCTGTCCTGTCAGACATCCTCGGCGACGAAGATCACTTGGGCGACATGGACTTCAAGGTGGCTGGGTCCGAAGCGGGCATCACGTCCCTGCAGATGGACATCAAGATCACCGGCATCACCGAAGAGATCATGCGCACAGCGCTTGATCAGGCAAAGGGTGGGCGCATGCACATCCTCGGTGAAATGTCGAAGGCCCTGACATCCGGCCGCGAAGAAGTGGGCGAGTTCGCTCCCCGCATCGAAGTGATCACTGTGCCCAAGGACAAGATCCGTGACGTGATCGGCACCGGCGGTAAGGTCGTGCGTCAGATCGTTGAAGAAACCGGCGCCAAGGTGAACATCGAAGACGATGGCACCATCTCCGTTGCCTCCAGCGACGCAGCCTCCATCAAGGCGGCTCTCGACTGGATCAAGGGCATCACGGCAGAGCCGGAAGTTGGTGAAATCTATGACGGCAAGATCGTCAAGGTCATGGACTTCGGTGCCTTCGTGAACTTCTTCGGCCCCAAGGACGGCCTCGTCCACATTTCCCAGCTTGCGCCTGAGCGCGTTGAGAAAGTGTCTGACGTGGTCAAGGAAGGCGACACTGTGAAAGTGAAGCTGCTGGGCTTTGATGATCGCGGCAAGGTGCGCCTGTCCATGAAGGTTGTGGATCAGGAAACCGGCAAGGATCTGGAAGCCGCCGAATAA
- a CDS encoding DUF4893 domain-containing protein: MRLLTAIIIMIAFAAPAHAADDWRSVGHPYDVERIDTVAAAIAQGNAEAKGKGSGYEQAVAKLLMAAPAGNIDTRAMVGNWQCRTIKVGGPFVGLVIYDWFKCRIDERTGTLTVTKVTGSQNFAGTLYTDGPRRMVLLGGGYYGYEAQRAYQAGDSADGKSPDNRDKVATVEMLGPNWLRFVFPYPARESTYDIIEFRRDG, from the coding sequence ATGCGACTTCTGACAGCCATCATCATCATGATTGCATTTGCCGCTCCGGCACACGCAGCCGACGACTGGCGCAGCGTCGGCCATCCCTATGATGTTGAACGCATAGACACGGTGGCCGCAGCCATTGCCCAGGGCAATGCGGAAGCCAAAGGCAAGGGCTCTGGCTATGAGCAGGCCGTGGCAAAGCTGCTGATGGCGGCACCCGCCGGCAACATCGACACCAGGGCCATGGTCGGAAACTGGCAGTGCCGCACCATCAAGGTGGGTGGTCCTTTCGTGGGGCTGGTCATCTATGACTGGTTCAAATGCCGCATCGACGAACGCACCGGCACCCTGACCGTGACGAAGGTCACCGGGTCCCAGAACTTTGCAGGCACTCTCTACACAGATGGCCCCCGGCGCATGGTGCTGCTGGGCGGCGGTTATTATGGCTATGAAGCCCAGCGGGCCTATCAGGCGGGTGACAGCGCCGACGGCAAATCACCGGACAACCGCGACAAGGTCGCAACCGTCGAGATGCTGGGACCTAACTGGCTGCGGTTTGTGTTCCCGTACCCCGCCCGCGAAAGCACCTATGACATCATCGAGTTCCGGCGTGACGGATAG
- a CDS encoding class I SAM-dependent methyltransferase has product MPDAHYDDPRLAAIYDLGNGWSEDSDYYLALAGTRPCRVLDIGCGTGIITDAIAARGHVVVGADPSPGMLAVARAKPQADRIQWVESDAQSLDLGETFDLIIMTGHAFQTLATDRDIEAAAASIKRHLAPDGRAVFESRNPLIDWPSRWAYGVDLEAPQGTVRETREFLGADAGCMTFDLRYRFPGGAELVSRSVLRFAERKTIEAVFRTAGLVPEHVHGDWDGSSFDAASSPEMIFHMRHA; this is encoded by the coding sequence ATGCCAGACGCCCATTACGATGATCCGCGCCTTGCCGCCATCTATGATCTTGGCAATGGCTGGAGCGAGGACAGCGACTATTATCTGGCGCTCGCAGGGACCAGACCCTGCCGGGTTCTGGATATTGGGTGCGGTACCGGCATCATCACCGACGCGATAGCCGCCCGCGGACATGTGGTCGTCGGCGCAGACCCGTCACCGGGCATGCTGGCGGTGGCCCGCGCCAAGCCGCAGGCCGACCGCATTCAGTGGGTGGAGAGCGACGCGCAGTCACTGGACCTTGGCGAGACATTTGATCTCATCATCATGACCGGTCATGCGTTCCAGACACTCGCCACGGACCGGGACATTGAAGCAGCGGCTGCATCCATCAAGCGTCACCTGGCGCCTGATGGCCGCGCGGTGTTTGAAAGCCGCAATCCGCTCATCGACTGGCCATCCAGATGGGCCTACGGGGTTGATCTTGAAGCACCACAAGGCACGGTCCGTGAGACACGTGAGTTTCTTGGGGCTGACGCGGGATGCATGACGTTTGACCTGCGCTACAGATTTCCCGGTGGGGCAGAGCTTGTATCCCGCAGCGTCCTTCGCTTTGCAGAGCGCAAGACCATTGAAGCCGTGTTCCGCACCGCAGGCCTGGTGCCCGAGCATGTCCACGGTGACTGGGATGGATCATCCTTTGATGCCGCATCGTCACCTGAGATGATTTTCCACATGCGTCACGCCTAG
- a CDS encoding MarR family winged helix-turn-helix transcriptional regulator: MPTRTDRKDLLDIGQNCAALRTRMAARGVTRAYDAALRPLGIKITQFTLLVTAKYEAELSIGDMADFLAMERSTLTRNLKLLADMGLIEMRKGSAPRTKVPVITSKGDALLTQAIPLWRDAQARLTAHIGKTRWKDARALLTDLSLAPV, encoded by the coding sequence ATGCCGACAAGGACCGACAGAAAAGACCTGCTGGACATCGGCCAGAACTGCGCCGCGCTGCGCACGCGCATGGCTGCGCGCGGTGTCACCCGCGCCTATGATGCCGCGTTGCGGCCTCTGGGCATCAAGATCACCCAGTTTACTTTGCTGGTGACAGCCAAATACGAAGCGGAACTGTCCATTGGCGACATGGCGGATTTTCTGGCCATGGAACGCTCAACCCTGACCCGCAATCTCAAGCTGCTGGCGGACATGGGGCTGATCGAGATGCGCAAGGGCTCAGCCCCACGCACAAAAGTGCCCGTCATTACGTCCAAGGGCGACGCGCTGCTCACACAGGCCATCCCGCTGTGGCGCGATGCCCAGGCCCGCCTGACGGCTCACATCGGCAAGACACGCTGGAAGGATGCCCGCGCCTTGTTGACGGATCTGTCTCTGGCTCCCGTCTAA
- a CDS encoding 4Fe-4S binding protein, translating into MALEDQPAIIRYRESAAARQQSRSGAQIDSEWLKALVMECGADDAGFVAITREELQPQLGKLTKLMPQVKTLVSICCRMNRTAVQSTTRSIANHEFHETYDEVNHVARKLVRRLSDEGYEAMNAVAAFPMEMQNAPGDTIPIHHKPIAEAAGIGKMGLHRNVIHPKFGNFILLDTVLIAHDVTEQSAALDYSPCIDCKLCVSACPVEAIGMDGSFNFSACYAHNYRDFMAGWADWVDQVVEAKDRDDFRTRVTPGETASVWQSLSFKPNYKAAYCVAVCPAGENVLGSFLEDRVAYNRDHVQPYKELTETVYVLPGSDAEDSVPRRYPHKTATRVGWTMDATEIFSFLFNLTLTFQRRQARGVSQIINLVLPGRDGDDNPLEASLRIQDQRLEILYWHAPEADHHFTCSQDTFIAMFRHDFDLDTALEAGDIAGDMDAQAIRKLIKCFPKYGYLPPQILQAGD; encoded by the coding sequence ATGGCCCTCGAAGATCAGCCAGCCATCATCCGCTACCGTGAAAGCGCCGCCGCGAGACAGCAGAGCAGGTCCGGCGCGCAAATCGATTCTGAATGGCTGAAGGCGTTGGTCATGGAATGCGGTGCGGATGACGCGGGCTTTGTCGCCATCACCCGCGAGGAGCTGCAACCGCAGCTCGGCAAACTCACCAAGCTGATGCCGCAGGTCAAAACCTTGGTCAGCATCTGCTGCCGCATGAACCGCACAGCCGTGCAAAGCACCACCCGGTCCATTGCCAATCACGAGTTTCACGAAACCTATGACGAGGTGAACCATGTGGCCCGCAAGCTGGTGCGGCGCCTGAGTGATGAAGGTTATGAGGCCATGAACGCGGTCGCAGCCTTCCCCATGGAAATGCAGAACGCGCCCGGCGATACCATCCCCATTCACCACAAGCCCATCGCCGAAGCAGCAGGCATCGGCAAGATGGGTCTGCACCGCAATGTCATTCATCCCAAATTCGGCAACTTCATTCTGCTGGACACGGTGCTGATCGCCCACGACGTTACCGAACAGAGCGCGGCCCTCGACTACAGTCCCTGCATCGACTGCAAGCTGTGCGTCTCCGCCTGCCCGGTCGAGGCCATCGGCATGGATGGCTCGTTCAACTTTTCAGCCTGTTACGCCCACAACTACCGCGACTTCATGGCCGGCTGGGCGGACTGGGTCGACCAAGTCGTCGAAGCAAAGGACCGCGATGATTTCCGCACCCGCGTGACACCCGGCGAAACGGCGTCTGTCTGGCAAAGCCTGTCTTTCAAGCCCAACTACAAGGCGGCCTATTGCGTCGCCGTCTGCCCGGCGGGAGAAAACGTGCTGGGTTCGTTTCTGGAAGACAGAGTCGCCTACAACCGCGACCACGTGCAGCCCTACAAGGAGCTGACCGAAACGGTTTATGTGCTGCCGGGATCGGACGCGGAAGACTCAGTGCCCCGTCGCTACCCCCACAAGACTGCCACCCGCGTCGGCTGGACCATGGATGCCACCGAGATATTCAGCTTCCTGTTCAACCTGACACTTACCTTCCAGCGCCGTCAGGCGCGCGGTGTGTCGCAAATCATCAATCTGGTGCTGCCGGGCAGGGACGGGGACGACAATCCGCTCGAAGCCAGCCTGCGCATCCAGGACCAGCGTCTGGAAATTCTCTACTGGCATGCGCCCGAAGCAGATCATCACTTCACCTGTTCACAGGACACGTTCATAGCCATGTTCCGTCATGACTTCGATCTGGACACGGCACTGGAGGCGGGAGACATCGCAGGCGACATGGACGCTCAGGCAATCCGTAAACTGATCAAATGTTTTCCGAAGTACGGCTATCTGCCGCCGCAGATATTGCAGGCGGGGGACTAG
- a CDS encoding glutathione S-transferase family protein, whose amino-acid sequence MLTVWGRRNSQNVQKVMWLIGELGLEHTHIDAGSTFGGLDTPDFLARNPHGKIPVIEDENGAVWESHAILRYLAAQHDGDTWWPADPYKRSVQDRWIEWATTTLQVSLLEIFWAYYRTPEDKRNAAFLKGAFKRCHAGFTALNAHLEGTPYIAGDSLTLADMPAGATLFRYLTMPIDRPSLPHVEALYARLSEREAYRTHVMVPYDDLFGRMDY is encoded by the coding sequence ATGCTGACAGTCTGGGGGCGTCGTAATTCTCAGAATGTCCAGAAGGTCATGTGGCTCATTGGCGAGCTTGGCCTTGAGCACACCCACATAGATGCGGGCAGTACATTTGGCGGTCTGGACACGCCGGACTTTCTGGCGCGCAATCCACACGGCAAGATTCCCGTCATTGAGGACGAGAACGGCGCTGTGTGGGAATCCCATGCCATTCTTCGCTATCTGGCAGCCCAGCATGATGGTGATACCTGGTGGCCGGCTGACCCTTATAAGAGGTCGGTGCAGGATCGCTGGATTGAATGGGCCACAACAACCCTCCAGGTGAGCCTGCTGGAAATCTTCTGGGCGTATTACCGCACCCCTGAAGACAAGCGGAATGCGGCTTTTCTCAAGGGTGCCTTCAAGCGGTGCCATGCGGGCTTTACCGCGCTGAATGCGCATCTTGAAGGCACGCCCTACATAGCCGGTGACAGTCTCACCCTTGCAGACATGCCCGCGGGCGCAACGCTGTTTCGCTATCTCACCATGCCGATTGACCGGCCGAGCCTGCCCCATGTGGAAGCGCTGTATGCGCGGCTGAGCGAGCGTGAGGCGTACCGCACCCATGTGATGGTGCCTTATGACGATCTGTTCGGGCGGATGGATTACTAG
- a CDS encoding HWE histidine kinase domain-containing protein — METFTGNETPQVDLTNCDREQIQFAAHVQPFGCLIAVSSDWMICHASLNVEQVLGAEAEKIIGTPLADIVSTDAIRVFQHGLQISAGAQAVDRHFDIALLTATDTAYDVGVHQINGTVILDIEPHDASDATDHVALIGSAIRRATDLDDFDALLSMGVQQVKALTGFDRVMLYKFHPDDTGEVMAEAVEPQMEPFVGLRYPASDIPRQARALYRRNLLRIISDVDARPYPIIPEQNPRGEPLDLSLSGLRAVSPIHLQYLRNMGVRASMSISLIVDGKLWGLIACHHTQPHVLHYRLRSAAELWGQMFGFLIENHISRHARQSEERGQRLCEQLSTQLAPDRSIPENFDLIANTFEEAILHDGIVAWIDGVRLSRGAVPDEEQLEELVKFINTAAANEVYATDHLSKFHSPAEAYRDVAAGVLALPVSRTPRDYVLLFRREVAQSVSWAGNPNKPVTVKDGTTRLTPRESFAAWQEIVRGQSTPWDDGELALADSLRAGILEVVLRMSDATNEELRGDQERQEVLIAELNHRVRNILNLIRSMISQSASDATSIGQYTQILGGRIQAIGTAHDLITEVNWEASSFKRFIETEFAAYVEGHSDRLVINGNDARIAPKALTTLALVMHEMTTNSVKYGALNSDDGIVTIELERSTGGDLTIRWRESGGPQVTPPTRRGFGSTIIEKSISYELKGSTELNFAPEGLQAVFNLPAALIEDAAEDTVATSDAPPVDTAPQQSTVLSGEALLLEDNMIIALDAEQMLQRMGAKMVHTAANVAEAQSIIGKADISFAVLDVNLGSERSDEVARTLLDAGVPFVFATGYGQSEELRTEFPDSIVVTKPFSEATLAEAISKAVDITTT, encoded by the coding sequence GTGGAAACATTTACCGGCAATGAGACACCCCAGGTCGATCTGACGAACTGCGACCGAGAACAAATTCAGTTCGCTGCACATGTACAACCTTTCGGATGCCTGATCGCGGTGTCTTCCGACTGGATGATCTGTCACGCCTCCTTGAATGTCGAACAGGTGCTTGGCGCCGAGGCGGAGAAAATCATCGGCACACCGCTGGCAGACATTGTGAGTACGGATGCAATCCGTGTCTTTCAACACGGACTGCAAATCTCTGCCGGGGCGCAGGCGGTTGATCGCCACTTCGACATCGCATTGCTGACAGCCACCGATACGGCCTATGACGTCGGCGTTCATCAGATCAACGGCACTGTGATCCTCGACATCGAACCGCATGATGCGTCTGACGCCACCGACCACGTGGCGTTGATCGGATCGGCAATCAGACGTGCCACCGATCTTGACGATTTTGACGCATTGCTGTCGATGGGCGTGCAGCAGGTCAAGGCTCTTACGGGCTTTGATCGCGTGATGCTCTACAAGTTTCATCCCGATGATACCGGCGAAGTCATGGCGGAAGCAGTTGAGCCGCAGATGGAACCGTTTGTCGGGCTTCGCTATCCGGCGAGCGATATTCCGCGCCAGGCGCGGGCTTTGTATCGCCGCAACCTTCTGCGCATCATCAGTGATGTGGACGCGCGACCGTACCCCATTATCCCGGAGCAAAATCCGCGTGGGGAGCCGCTTGATCTGTCCCTGAGTGGTCTGCGCGCCGTCTCGCCCATTCACCTTCAGTATCTGCGGAACATGGGTGTTCGTGCCTCCATGTCGATCAGCCTCATCGTTGACGGCAAGCTCTGGGGACTGATCGCGTGTCACCACACCCAGCCTCATGTGCTGCACTATCGGCTTCGCTCCGCAGCGGAGCTATGGGGGCAGATGTTTGGTTTTCTGATTGAGAACCACATCTCGCGTCACGCGCGGCAGAGTGAAGAGCGCGGGCAGCGGCTGTGCGAACAGCTGAGCACCCAGCTTGCGCCGGACAGATCGATTCCTGAAAACTTCGATCTCATCGCAAATACGTTTGAAGAGGCCATCCTCCATGACGGCATTGTCGCCTGGATTGACGGTGTACGCCTCTCCCGAGGGGCGGTTCCGGACGAAGAGCAGTTGGAGGAACTGGTAAAGTTCATCAATACGGCGGCGGCGAACGAAGTCTACGCCACCGATCACCTGTCGAAGTTCCATTCGCCCGCTGAGGCCTATCGCGATGTTGCTGCCGGTGTTCTCGCTCTCCCCGTATCGAGAACGCCGCGCGACTATGTGCTGCTGTTTCGCAGGGAAGTTGCGCAATCTGTTTCATGGGCCGGTAACCCAAACAAACCTGTCACAGTGAAAGACGGGACGACCCGCCTCACGCCGCGTGAGAGTTTTGCTGCCTGGCAGGAAATCGTGCGCGGCCAGTCCACGCCCTGGGACGATGGAGAACTGGCTCTGGCGGACAGTCTGCGCGCCGGTATTCTTGAGGTTGTTCTCAGGATGTCCGATGCCACCAATGAGGAGCTGCGCGGCGACCAGGAACGTCAGGAAGTCCTGATTGCCGAACTCAATCACCGGGTGCGGAACATTCTCAATCTGATCCGCAGCATGATCTCGCAAAGCGCCAGCGATGCGACCTCCATTGGGCAATACACGCAGATATTGGGCGGACGTATCCAGGCCATCGGGACGGCCCATGACCTCATCACCGAGGTCAACTGGGAGGCGTCGTCCTTCAAGAGGTTCATCGAGACTGAATTTGCGGCCTATGTTGAGGGTCACTCGGACCGACTGGTCATCAACGGCAACGACGCGCGTATCGCCCCCAAGGCCCTGACCACGCTGGCGCTTGTCATGCATGAAATGACCACCAACTCCGTCAAATATGGTGCCCTCAACAGCGACGACGGCATTGTCACCATTGAACTTGAGCGCAGCACGGGCGGTGACTTGACTATTCGCTGGCGGGAGTCCGGTGGCCCGCAGGTTACCCCACCCACCAGACGCGGCTTTGGTTCCACCATCATTGAAAAATCGATCTCCTATGAACTCAAAGGTTCGACGGAACTCAACTTTGCGCCAGAGGGGCTTCAGGCGGTCTTCAACCTACCCGCAGCTTTGATCGAGGATGCAGCAGAGGACACGGTTGCCACCAGCGATGCCCCGCCGGTGGATACGGCGCCGCAGCAGAGCACTGTGTTGAGTGGTGAAGCCCTTCTGCTTGAGGACAACATGATTATTGCCCTTGATGCTGAGCAGATGCTGCAACGCATGGGGGCCAAGATGGTCCACACGGCGGCCAACGTGGCAGAGGCGCAGAGCATCATCGGCAAAGCCGACATTTCCTTCGCGGTGCTGGATGTCAATCTGGGCAGCGAGCGCAGCGATGAGGTGGCCCGCACGCTGCTCGATGCAGGCGTGCCGTTTGTGTTTGCAACCGGTTACGGGCAATCAGAAGAGTTGCGCACCGAGTTTCCAGACAGCATTGTTGTGACCAAGCCGTTCAGTGAGGCTACGCTGGCCGAAGCCATCAGCAAGGCCGTCGACATCACGACCACATAG
- a CDS encoding biliverdin-producing heme oxygenase: protein MTGTGFRRHLKQATDAHHQRVDQRFDQLDLHSNADRRIFLHSHALALSNVAPFLDRAHEVSGPVSFLPRVWSEQVRLLEADLRQDLAVSGDNPAVFDLPLDASHHVLGITYVIAGSRLGGQVLAKRFAAKQSGARVPHYLTRPLPQGAWRQLCDHLDSIVDGEIQDQVVCSAMYMFDRFEGAVTRTKQDERGNIYRQ, encoded by the coding sequence GTGACCGGAACGGGATTCCGGCGCCACCTGAAGCAGGCGACTGATGCACACCATCAGCGGGTGGATCAGCGGTTTGATCAACTGGACCTGCACTCCAACGCCGATCGCCGCATTTTTCTGCACAGCCATGCGCTGGCTTTGTCCAACGTGGCTCCCTTTCTGGACCGCGCGCACGAAGTGTCCGGCCCTGTGTCCTTTTTGCCCCGTGTATGGTCTGAGCAGGTTCGGCTTCTTGAAGCAGATTTGCGGCAGGATCTGGCGGTTTCCGGTGATAACCCCGCAGTTTTCGATCTGCCGCTTGACGCGTCACACCACGTCTTGGGGATAACATATGTTATAGCGGGCTCGCGTCTTGGAGGTCAGGTTCTCGCCAAGCGGTTCGCCGCCAAGCAGAGCGGTGCGCGCGTGCCGCACTACCTGACCCGACCACTCCCGCAAGGCGCCTGGCGCCAACTATGTGATCACTTGGATTCCATAGTTGATGGGGAGATACAGGATCAAGTTGTCTGCTCGGCAATGTACATGTTCGACCGCTTTGAGGGTGCTGTGACCAGGACGAAGCAGGACGAACGTGGAAACATTTACCGGCAATGA